From the Leptospira sp. WS60.C2 genome, one window contains:
- a CDS encoding sulfatase, with the protein MSSSSLISSGIPSFRFRIFFYFFFLGIVSFGSACKKESSLAFGNLDPTNTNPSAKPKPNVIWIVIDSLRGDIIGRYHVTPNLEEFANVGIQFDRHLVNAAWTRPSTLVFFTGKYASANPVNFWDYPTTKAEVEAFYRSEKKPLPKLLKSSHYATYMVGNNPFLTDQFGLGVDVGFDFLYDFSRASEDTKKITYKTREVLDEITKGTNEKKPFFLFLNYNDPHKPYTPPPGFTERIQTNEILDERKANYLGEVAFVDEELGKVFAELKKKDLWENSLILITADHGEVMHESHAISPFTGTNTYYGHGQDLFLENIHVPLLVKLPNAQVKKTIKSMTRSIDLYPTVLDYLGLPIPKSIHGVSLRPIIEGTETTKRTYYGETRFTQGYGEGNDFLLQRSYRFHELGKFWQGFVGNEFYLYFDTEKDPNQEHPIRINQMQSIQELKLDGKLEAKIKRLWKNLRSMEPKLPLYHLWVQPNEDTTDTEIQITVPSGIIRLAEVPKSVTPEETGRVLTLRTKDRTPFQISFEVYPDVSFPKFQVWFGKTQVPASEIHVGYFGVNMSACQINCDLLYESQSFRPKIHPQTKVHFWKEGGLKTSYENKRDLGTDALDILKKQGYVQ; encoded by the coding sequence TTGAGCTCGTCTTCCCTTATTTCTTCTGGCATTCCCTCCTTTCGGTTTAGAATTTTTTTCTATTTTTTTTTTCTTGGAATTGTTTCCTTTGGATCGGCCTGTAAGAAAGAAAGTTCTCTTGCGTTTGGAAATTTAGATCCAACAAACACCAATCCTTCTGCAAAGCCAAAACCCAATGTGATTTGGATCGTCATCGATTCTCTTCGTGGGGATATCATTGGTCGTTATCATGTCACACCTAATTTGGAAGAGTTTGCGAACGTTGGAATCCAGTTTGATCGCCATTTGGTGAATGCGGCTTGGACAAGGCCTTCCACTTTGGTGTTTTTTACAGGGAAATATGCTTCCGCCAATCCTGTGAATTTTTGGGACTATCCGACCACAAAGGCAGAGGTCGAAGCATTCTATCGTTCGGAAAAAAAACCACTCCCAAAACTTTTAAAATCATCACATTACGCGACTTATATGGTGGGGAACAATCCCTTTTTGACGGATCAGTTTGGGCTCGGTGTGGATGTTGGATTTGATTTTTTATATGATTTTTCTCGTGCGAGTGAGGATACCAAAAAAATCACATACAAAACGAGGGAAGTTTTGGATGAGATCACAAAAGGTACAAATGAGAAAAAACCTTTCTTTTTGTTTTTGAATTATAACGATCCGCATAAACCTTACACCCCACCACCAGGGTTTACAGAACGCATTCAAACAAATGAAATTTTGGATGAACGAAAGGCGAATTACTTAGGCGAAGTTGCGTTTGTAGATGAGGAATTAGGAAAAGTATTTGCCGAACTCAAAAAAAAAGATCTTTGGGAGAATTCACTCATCCTCATCACAGCCGATCATGGCGAAGTGATGCATGAATCTCATGCCATCTCTCCTTTTACGGGAACCAATACCTATTATGGGCATGGGCAGGATTTGTTTTTGGAAAACATCCATGTGCCGCTCCTTGTGAAATTGCCTAATGCGCAAGTGAAAAAGACAATCAAGTCCATGACAAGGTCGATTGATTTGTATCCAACGGTTTTGGATTATTTGGGTCTTCCCATTCCCAAATCCATTCATGGTGTTTCGCTTCGTCCTATCATCGAAGGGACAGAGACCACCAAACGGACATACTATGGAGAAACTCGGTTCACACAAGGGTATGGGGAAGGAAATGACTTTCTTTTGCAAAGATCTTACCGATTTCATGAATTGGGTAAGTTTTGGCAGGGTTTTGTTGGAAATGAATTTTATTTGTATTTTGATACCGAAAAAGATCCAAACCAAGAACATCCCATCCGCATCAATCAAATGCAATCGATCCAAGAACTTAAGTTAGATGGTAAGCTGGAGGCGAAAATCAAACGATTATGGAAAAACCTTCGCTCCATGGAACCAAAACTTCCTTTGTATCATCTTTGGGTTCAACCAAACGAAGATACTACTGATACTGAAATCCAAATCACTGTTCCGAGTGGAATCATTCGCTTGGCAGAGGTTCCAAAGTCGGTGACACCTGAAGAAACGGGGAGAGTTTTGACTCTTCGCACCAAGGACAGAACACCTTTTCAAATTAGTTTTGAAGTGTATCCTGATGTGAGTTTTCCAAAGTTTCAAGTGTGGTTTGGTAAAACACAGGTCCCCGCGTCCGAAATCCATGTGGGGTATTTTGGAGTCAATATGTCTGCTTGTCAAATAAACTGTGATCTGTTATACGAATCGCAATCCTTTCGGCCTAAGATCCACCCTCAAACAAAGGTACATTTTTGGAAAGAAGGTGGCTTAAAAACGTCATACGAAAACAAAAGGGACTTGGGAACAGATGCTTTGGATATTTTGAAAAAACAAGGGTATGTTCAATAA
- a CDS encoding multidrug efflux SMR transporter has protein sequence MQFQVILFFCIAVFFNALANILIKTSSMQDKQVTPGEGFWNLVFTVFNPYFIAGLASFGLALLGYRYVLGKGLKLSLAYPVFTSSGFIIVLIASSIFFKERLNFTQWLGISFILVGVWLTALQMFDVNS, from the coding sequence ATGCAATTCCAAGTCATCCTCTTCTTCTGTATAGCTGTATTCTTCAATGCATTGGCGAATATTTTAATCAAAACATCTTCTATGCAGGATAAACAAGTCACTCCAGGGGAAGGGTTTTGGAATCTTGTGTTTACTGTTTTTAATCCTTATTTCATAGCAGGACTTGCCAGTTTTGGATTAGCGCTCTTGGGGTATCGTTATGTTTTGGGCAAAGGTTTGAAGTTATCACTAGCGTATCCTGTGTTTACTTCCAGTGGGTTTATCATTGTTCTGATTGCTTCTTCCATCTTTTTTAAAGAACGATTGAATTTTACGCAGTGGCTTGGAATTTCGTTTATCCTAGTGGGTGTTTGGCTTACCGCCTTGCAAATGTTTGACGTTAACTCTTGA
- a CDS encoding alpha/beta fold hydrolase: MKPKSFRYKNWETAYLDSETPGPTIVFCHANGYSAGCYRYYFERLKKHYRVIAPDFVGHGRSEFTLQFHNWNVFRDQILSLLDYESIAETTIIGHSLGGASSLLAAKKEPKRFTKVLAMDPVILGWKLILLSKFLENPLAKGAKKRRTHFKSIELVRRSFRKFPAFANFEPSIFEDYLHSCFVPTGNEDEVKLCCDPRVEAKIFGHAHFHVFKNFYGIKTENHIAIPESYEVCSPKYAKLLAKVHPKSDVTIFPGFTHFFPFERPEETWNWMKRCLEIKES, translated from the coding sequence ATGAAACCAAAATCCTTTCGATACAAAAATTGGGAAACAGCTTACTTAGATTCAGAAACACCTGGACCCACAATTGTTTTTTGTCATGCCAATGGGTATAGTGCGGGTTGTTATCGTTATTATTTTGAAAGACTAAAAAAACACTACCGAGTGATTGCACCCGACTTTGTTGGACATGGTCGCTCCGAGTTTACCTTACAGTTTCACAATTGGAATGTCTTTCGTGACCAAATTCTTTCGCTCCTCGACTACGAATCGATTGCAGAAACGACAATCATTGGCCACTCTCTTGGAGGTGCTTCCTCCCTACTCGCTGCCAAAAAAGAACCCAAACGATTTACAAAAGTATTAGCAATGGATCCCGTCATCCTTGGTTGGAAACTCATCCTGCTTTCCAAATTTTTAGAAAACCCACTAGCCAAAGGTGCCAAAAAAAGAAGGACCCATTTCAAATCCATTGAGCTTGTTAGGCGGTCATTTCGAAAGTTCCCCGCCTTTGCCAATTTTGAACCTTCCATCTTTGAAGATTATCTCCATTCTTGTTTTGTACCAACAGGCAACGAGGACGAAGTGAAACTCTGTTGTGACCCAAGAGTCGAAGCCAAAATTTTTGGCCATGCCCACTTCCATGTCTTTAAAAATTTTTATGGAATCAAAACAGAAAACCACATCGCCATACCCGAATCATACGAAGTCTGTAGTCCGAAGTATGCCAAGCTACTTGCGAAAGTGCACCCCAAGTCGGATGTGACCATCTTCCCTGGTTTCACACATTTTTTCCCCTTCGAACGCCCAGAAGAAACATGGAATTGGATGAAACGATGTTTGGAGATTAAGGAGTCTTAA
- a CDS encoding PAS domain S-box protein translates to MRNAKNNPIYNSPILGYANHRIILDENGNPVDFEFLEVNPTYEKFTGLKADSIIGRSFKSILPNIQNKEVDQIGIYGLVALEGGDKTFEQYSEPLKKWFRVHVYSTEKFFFTTMFVDNTPDPLELAWKKQLINISEALNESYLVSITDIEGRILFVNPRFCSVSGYKEEELLGHNHRIINSGSHDNTFWRDFWQTINEGKVWRGEIKNRAKNGEEYWVSIVIKPILNENEKVIQFVSIQQEITERKKVEAELLTSEEQYQSLVTNIPGITYRCKFDRDWTMLFLSAQVDHITGYTAEELLGNAEISYGILIHKDDQLLVTLAVEEGIAKNLPWEIEYRVHHKDGSLRWVYEKGTAVKDTFGQVQYLDGFILDITERKTVQNALQTSEERYHRALSGAGAGLWDWDIVNNTVFFSKQWKKMLGYEDHEIPNDFSGWRNLWHPDEVKLIERKVQDHLAGKTDIYEVEHRLRTKEGTWRWILTRGDIEKNSSGQPIRWTGTNVDITERKTYEQEILRQQEVLLQIGEIAKVGGWEYDVIKDKINWSKVTYDIHELPYDFVPDPKTGINFYKEGESRDRVSNSFYTAVLEGKAFDEELLLITATGKERWVRSIGKPVIENGKCVKITGIFQDINEQKRSQEALRNSEQTLKTYIDASPLGIFVTDLKGKYLDVNKAGELLTGYSHRELLTLTIEDIIDPDHFNEGIVIAQTTVKTGKGEGICLARRKDGTPFWLWIVARRVNNEYMLAFCQDVSERIKAEEELNSERLRLAGIIEGTNVGTWEWKVQTGETIFNERWANIIGYTLEELKPISIDTWMKLIHPDDQKASKEQLKAHFRGENEYYDFESRMKHKNGEWVWVHDRAKVVSWTNDGKPLLMLGTHQDITERKRNERDREYKMTLLKALFEESTLGIALNDLETGSYIEVNSKLIEPTGYTKEEFLALSYWDLTPKEYEPLEANALLEMREKGFYSSFEKEYVRKDGSRYPVRLNGVVVEGIDGRKHIWSIVEDISVRKQIEESLIIAKQQAESASKAKSQFLANMSHEIRTPLNGVIGFTELLKETPLSPVQQQYVDNANMSGHMLLGIINDILDFSKIEASMLHLERIKTDMFELLENSVDIVIYQANKKNLELLLDISSSMPRFAFVDPIRLKQVLANLLSNAVKFTEKGEVELKVSYEGLGGGRGKLSFFVRDTGIGINEEQMNKLFKAFSQADSSTTRKFGGTGLGLIISDMIIKEMGGKIKVESKQDEGSTFYFDIITEVEHGERFDIMSIARIKRCLIIDDNACNRIILEHMLSNWGIVCESCDNGQTALKILETSMPFDVIICDYNMPGIDGLETIKMIRESLKLNVEKLPTIVLHSSSDDAELQKKCDELGIRFRLTKPVKSRDLYAYLCQVYEPKRNDIKSIELKTQKPMLRVSGKAKILIVEDVELNRLMVKAIISRLIPDAILLEAVNGLEAVALTRDFNPDLVLMDVQMPELDGLEATKQIRVNEKESGQHVPIFALTAGAFKEEEASCLAAGMDGFLTKPIETEKLKSILTQYCTDNQS, encoded by the coding sequence ATGAGAAACGCAAAAAACAATCCAATATACAACAGTCCAATCCTGGGTTATGCCAATCATCGTATCATTTTAGATGAGAATGGGAATCCAGTTGACTTTGAGTTTTTAGAAGTAAATCCAACGTATGAAAAGTTTACAGGTCTCAAAGCAGATTCGATAATTGGTAGATCGTTTAAATCAATTCTTCCCAACATTCAAAATAAGGAAGTCGACCAGATTGGGATTTATGGACTTGTCGCCCTCGAAGGTGGAGACAAGACATTTGAGCAATACAGTGAACCACTAAAAAAATGGTTTCGCGTTCATGTCTATTCCACTGAAAAATTCTTTTTTACAACGATGTTCGTGGATAACACTCCTGATCCTTTGGAACTTGCATGGAAAAAACAGTTAATCAATATTTCCGAAGCTCTGAATGAAAGTTACTTAGTATCAATTACCGACATAGAGGGAAGGATTCTATTCGTAAACCCTCGGTTTTGTTCGGTATCAGGTTACAAGGAAGAAGAGTTACTAGGGCACAATCACCGTATTATCAACTCAGGAAGTCATGATAACACTTTTTGGCGTGACTTCTGGCAAACAATCAATGAAGGAAAAGTTTGGCGAGGTGAAATTAAGAACCGCGCCAAAAATGGTGAAGAGTATTGGGTTTCTATTGTGATTAAACCAATTCTCAATGAAAATGAAAAGGTTATACAGTTCGTCTCAATCCAGCAGGAAATCACTGAACGCAAAAAAGTTGAAGCGGAACTGTTGACTAGCGAAGAACAATACCAATCACTTGTAACGAATATACCTGGCATCACCTATCGTTGTAAATTCGATAGAGATTGGACGATGCTGTTCCTTTCAGCTCAAGTTGATCATATTACTGGTTACACGGCAGAAGAGTTGCTCGGTAATGCAGAAATTTCTTACGGTATTTTAATTCATAAAGATGATCAACTACTAGTTACTCTTGCTGTTGAAGAGGGAATCGCAAAAAATCTTCCTTGGGAAATTGAGTATCGTGTTCATCACAAAGACGGTTCGTTGCGCTGGGTATATGAAAAAGGGACTGCGGTAAAAGATACTTTTGGTCAAGTGCAGTACTTAGACGGTTTCATTCTCGATATCACGGAGCGAAAAACCGTACAAAATGCCCTACAGACAAGTGAAGAACGGTATCATCGCGCTTTATCTGGCGCTGGTGCAGGTCTTTGGGATTGGGATATAGTAAATAATACAGTTTTCTTTTCCAAACAATGGAAGAAGATGTTAGGGTATGAAGATCATGAAATTCCAAATGATTTTTCAGGGTGGAGAAATCTCTGGCATCCTGATGAAGTTAAATTGATTGAGAGGAAGGTTCAAGATCATCTTGCAGGAAAAACAGATATATATGAAGTCGAGCACCGATTAAGGACAAAAGAAGGAACTTGGCGTTGGATTTTAACACGTGGTGACATAGAAAAAAATTCATCCGGTCAACCGATTCGCTGGACAGGTACCAATGTTGATATTACGGAACGTAAAACCTATGAGCAGGAAATTTTACGTCAGCAAGAAGTCTTGTTACAAATCGGAGAAATTGCAAAAGTCGGCGGCTGGGAATATGATGTTATAAAAGATAAGATTAATTGGAGCAAGGTTACATACGACATTCACGAACTGCCTTATGATTTTGTTCCAGATCCGAAAACCGGAATCAATTTTTATAAAGAAGGGGAGAGTCGAGATAGAGTTTCCAATTCCTTTTATACTGCTGTGCTAGAAGGTAAAGCTTTTGATGAGGAGTTACTTCTCATTACCGCTACAGGCAAAGAGCGTTGGGTTCGATCCATTGGAAAACCCGTCATTGAAAATGGAAAGTGCGTCAAAATTACAGGGATATTTCAGGATATTAATGAGCAGAAACGATCGCAAGAGGCACTTAGAAACAGTGAACAAACTTTAAAAACCTATATTGATGCATCACCATTGGGGATATTTGTTACCGATTTAAAAGGGAAATACCTCGATGTGAATAAGGCAGGGGAACTTTTGACGGGATATTCTCATCGAGAATTACTTACGCTAACGATTGAAGACATCATAGATCCTGATCACTTCAACGAAGGAATCGTCATTGCCCAAACAACCGTTAAAACAGGAAAAGGCGAAGGCATATGTTTGGCTCGCAGAAAAGATGGAACACCTTTCTGGTTATGGATTGTTGCCCGTAGAGTCAATAATGAATATATGTTAGCCTTCTGTCAGGATGTAAGTGAACGTATAAAAGCAGAGGAGGAATTAAATTCTGAACGTTTACGCCTAGCTGGCATTATAGAAGGAACAAATGTAGGAACATGGGAATGGAAAGTCCAGACAGGCGAGACAATATTCAATGAACGATGGGCGAATATCATAGGTTATACATTAGAAGAACTCAAGCCCATTTCTATTGATACATGGATGAAATTGATTCATCCTGACGACCAGAAGGCAAGCAAGGAACAGCTGAAAGCTCACTTCAGAGGCGAAAACGAATATTATGATTTTGAATCGCGGATGAAGCATAAAAATGGAGAATGGGTTTGGGTGCATGACCGGGCGAAAGTCGTCTCTTGGACAAATGATGGGAAACCTCTCCTAATGTTAGGTACACATCAAGACATAACCGAAAGAAAACGCAATGAGCGCGATCGAGAATACAAGATGACTCTTCTCAAAGCACTTTTTGAAGAATCAACATTAGGGATAGCATTGAATGATCTTGAAACAGGGTCATACATAGAAGTCAATAGTAAACTGATCGAACCAACTGGTTATACAAAAGAAGAATTTTTAGCACTTAGTTATTGGGACCTCACTCCAAAAGAATACGAGCCATTAGAAGCGAATGCTCTTTTGGAAATGCGAGAAAAGGGTTTTTACTCTTCTTTTGAGAAAGAATACGTACGGAAGGATGGAAGCAGATATCCTGTTCGACTGAATGGCGTTGTTGTTGAAGGCATCGATGGAAGGAAACATATTTGGAGTATTGTAGAGGATATCTCAGTTCGGAAGCAGATAGAGGAATCTCTAATCATAGCCAAACAACAAGCCGAATCTGCCAGCAAGGCAAAATCGCAATTTCTTGCCAATATGAGTCACGAAATTCGGACACCGTTAAATGGGGTGATCGGTTTTACTGAGCTCTTAAAAGAAACACCACTTTCACCGGTTCAACAACAGTATGTCGATAATGCTAATATGTCAGGTCATATGCTTTTGGGAATCATTAACGATATTCTGGATTTTTCCAAGATTGAAGCTAGCATGCTTCATTTAGAGAGGATAAAAACGGATATGTTCGAACTTTTGGAAAACTCTGTTGATATTGTCATATACCAAGCTAACAAAAAAAATCTCGAACTTCTCTTGGATATCTCCTCATCCATGCCTCGTTTTGCCTTCGTAGATCCCATACGACTTAAGCAAGTATTGGCAAATTTGTTAAGCAATGCAGTTAAATTTACCGAAAAAGGCGAAGTAGAACTGAAAGTCAGTTATGAAGGATTAGGTGGAGGAAGAGGCAAACTTTCCTTCTTTGTGCGAGATACAGGCATAGGTATTAACGAAGAGCAGATGAACAAATTGTTTAAGGCATTTTCGCAGGCAGACAGTTCCACTACTCGTAAGTTCGGCGGAACTGGTTTGGGTTTAATCATCTCTGATATGATCATAAAAGAGATGGGAGGAAAAATAAAAGTAGAAAGCAAACAAGACGAAGGAAGTACTTTCTATTTTGATATTATTACCGAGGTAGAACATGGCGAACGATTCGATATAATGTCGATAGCCCGTATCAAACGTTGCCTAATTATCGATGATAATGCATGTAATCGCATTATACTTGAACATATGCTGTCTAATTGGGGTATTGTTTGCGAATCCTGCGACAACGGCCAAACAGCATTAAAAATCTTAGAAACTTCGATGCCTTTCGATGTCATCATTTGCGATTACAATATGCCAGGTATTGATGGACTAGAAACCATCAAGATGATCCGAGAAAGTCTCAAATTAAATGTCGAAAAACTACCAACGATCGTATTACATTCGTCATCTGATGACGCCGAGCTACAAAAAAAATGCGACGAATTGGGTATACGTTTTAGGCTAACGAAACCTGTCAAAAGTAGAGATCTATATGCGTATCTTTGCCAAGTTTATGAGCCAAAGCGAAATGACATAAAGTCGATTGAATTAAAGACTCAAAAACCTATGTTGAGAGTATCTGGTAAAGCTAAGATTCTTATTGTCGAAGATGTAGAATTAAACAGATTAATGGTAAAAGCGATCATTTCTAGATTGATTCCAGATGCAATTTTGCTTGAGGCAGTAAACGGACTTGAAGCGGTTGCACTTACTAGAGATTTTAACCCAGATTTGGTGCTCATGGATGTACAGATGCCAGAGTTAGATGGTCTCGAAGCAACGAAACAAATTCGCGTAAACGAAAAAGAGTCAGGACAACACGTACCAATTTTTGCCCTAACTGCAGGTGCATTCAAGGAAGAGGAAGCAAGCTGTTTAGCTGCTGGTATGGACGGCTTTTTAACGAAACCAATAGAAACAGAAAAATTAAAGTCCATTCTGACACAATATTGCACTGACAATCAATCTTAG
- a CDS encoding type II toxin-antitoxin system VapC family toxin — MNQYLLDTNICIYIINQRPEIVYQKLKKISLEHIYISTITEFALKYGVEKSQKSEKNQKIINDLIGFFNVIPFDSTAATLAGKIRTRLEKKGEIIGLYDLLIASQSIANDLILVTNNEKEFKRIKEPKIENWIR; from the coding sequence ATGAATCAGTATTTGCTCGATACAAATATTTGTATTTATATCATCAATCAAAGACCAGAAATTGTTTATCAAAAATTGAAAAAAATAAGTTTAGAACATATTTATATTTCAACAATTACTGAGTTTGCACTTAAGTATGGTGTTGAAAAAAGTCAAAAGTCAGAGAAAAATCAAAAAATAATCAATGATTTGATTGGATTCTTTAATGTGATTCCTTTTGATTCTACTGCTGCCACTCTCGCGGGTAAGATCAGAACGAGACTCGAAAAAAAAGGCGAAATCATTGGACTTTATGACTTACTCATTGCTTCCCAATCGATTGCAAATGATTTGATTTTAGTCACGAACAATGAGAAAGAATTTAAGAGAATCAAAGAACCTAAAATTGAAAACTGGATTCGATAA
- a CDS encoding antitoxin, with translation MSRAKLFKNDDSQAVRLPKEFRFKGKEVYIRKDGNSVIISPIDDSVDRFWNSLNDFDESFKIERNQPISFDIRKDL, from the coding sequence ATGAGTCGGGCGAAATTATTTAAAAACGATGATAGCCAAGCTGTTCGTCTCCCGAAAGAATTTCGGTTTAAAGGTAAGGAAGTTTACATCAGAAAAGATGGAAATTCTGTTATCATATCACCTATCGATGATTCGGTTGATAGATTTTGGAATTCTCTAAATGATTTTGATGAAAGTTTCAAAATCGAAAGAAACCAACCTATCTCTTTCGACATACGAAAGGATCTATGA
- a CDS encoding DUF1554 domain-containing protein → MNRVRGKSYKAMVTVPGVREALGNPTGTMTYTDWVLKANTFYSNSTDPSNTTGSTTTSNRIFRDSNVTMQMNFALGSNGARFWTGMTITGGNIVNGDNCSNWTSSNGGVSGVTGVVGASTTTLVEVTTDTCNIGKGIVCVEQ, encoded by the coding sequence ATCAATCGAGTTCGCGGAAAAAGCTATAAGGCTATGGTCACTGTTCCTGGTGTTAGAGAAGCACTTGGCAATCCTACAGGGACAATGACTTATACAGATTGGGTATTAAAGGCGAATACGTTCTATTCTAATAGCACAGACCCTTCAAACACAACGGGTTCCACGACAACTTCTAATCGAATCTTTCGTGATTCCAATGTGACCATGCAAATGAATTTTGCCCTTGGATCGAATGGAGCTCGTTTTTGGACAGGAATGACCATCACTGGCGGAAACATTGTCAATGGTGATAATTGCAGTAATTGGACAAGTTCAAATGGTGGTGTGAGTGGTGTCACAGGAGTCGTCGGTGCGAGCACAACTACCTTGGTTGAAGTAACAACTGACACATGTAATATCGGCAAAGGAATTGTTTGTGTTGAGCAGTAG
- a CDS encoding type II toxin-antitoxin system VapC family toxin translates to MKNNPKSVVQKIKSIEPYQIKISSITVAELEYGAGKSKEFEKNKTTLIKFLSAFDIIPFTDSDAEIYGLIRATLEKTGNIIGPYDLQIAAQAISRNLILVSNNTKEFIRVSNLKLENWI, encoded by the coding sequence ATTAAAAATAATCCAAAGTCAGTTGTTCAAAAAATAAAATCTATCGAGCCATACCAGATTAAAATCTCTTCAATTACTGTTGCGGAATTGGAATACGGTGCCGGTAAAAGTAAAGAATTTGAGAAGAACAAAACTACATTAATTAAATTCTTGTCTGCCTTTGATATCATTCCATTCACTGATTCAGATGCAGAAATATATGGACTCATCAGAGCTACATTAGAAAAAACAGGCAACATTATTGGACCATACGACCTTCAAATTGCTGCCCAAGCAATCTCTAGAAATTTAATTTTAGTCTCAAACAATACAAAAGAGTTTATAAGAGTTTCAAATTTAAAACTAGAAAATTGGATTTGA
- a CDS encoding antitoxin — MAHSSKVFISGNSQAVRIPKEYQISEKELYIQKVGNTLFLFPKSDPWKAFEESLNEFSDDFMSDGRSQPENQNREDF; from the coding sequence ATGGCACATTCATCAAAAGTATTTATTAGTGGAAACAGCCAAGCGGTACGCATCCCGAAGGAATATCAAATATCCGAGAAAGAATTATATATACAAAAAGTAGGAAACACACTTTTTCTTTTTCCGAAATCTGATCCTTGGAAAGCATTCGAGGAAAGTCTTAATGAGTTTTCTGATGATTTTATGTCGGACGGAAGATCTCAACCCGAAAATCAAAATAGGGAAGATTTTTAA
- a CDS encoding winged helix-turn-helix domain-containing protein, with protein sequence MILDGIFGNKTASRVLLHLFHYNEIHAAAIAKDYGVASTPIRMQLERFEKTGIIVAKNVGRTRVFSFNQKSPFVKPMKAILEIFYHSLTIEEKEKVFSTRRRPREKGKPVYGRT encoded by the coding sequence ATGATCCTTGACGGAATATTTGGAAATAAAACTGCATCGAGAGTATTGTTGCATCTATTTCATTACAACGAAATTCATGCTGCCGCAATTGCAAAAGACTACGGAGTCGCTTCTACACCTATTCGAATGCAATTAGAAAGGTTCGAAAAAACTGGTATCATTGTTGCAAAAAATGTAGGAAGGACGAGGGTATTTTCCTTTAATCAAAAATCACCTTTCGTTAAACCAATGAAGGCAATTCTCGAGATATTCTATCATTCTTTAACAATAGAAGAAAAGGAAAAAGTATTTTCCACAAGAAGAAGACCTCGGGAAAAGGGAAAACCAGTTTATGGAAGAACCTAA